A window of the Mesotoga prima MesG1.Ag.4.2 genome harbors these coding sequences:
- a CDS encoding ferredoxin, with translation MKVYVDKDTCIGCGVCEGICPEVFKMNDDGKAEVIVPETEAACAQDAADSCPVQAIKVE, from the coding sequence TTGAAGGTTTACGTGGACAAAGATACTTGTATTGGATGTGGAGTTTGCGAGGGAATCTGTCCCGAGGTTTTCAAAATGAATGATGATGGAAAGGCCGAGGTTATTGTTCCCGAGACGGAAGCGGCTTGTGCTCAGGATGCTGCAGACTCCTGTCCAGTTCAGGCA